A genome region from Bufo gargarizans isolate SCDJY-AF-19 chromosome 2, ASM1485885v1, whole genome shotgun sequence includes the following:
- the LOC122929431 gene encoding protein PET100 homolog, mitochondrial has protein sequence MGVKLEIFRMALYLTFPVTMFWISNQPEYFEEYIVKRKREIYPPEQDDQKRQLQEMKEAMRLKKEKLYMQD, from the exons ATGGGGGTCAAACTGGAGATCTTCAGG ATGGCGCTGTATCTGACGTTCCCTGTGACCATGTTCTGGATCTCCAACCAGCCGGAATACTTTGAAGAGTACATAGTGAAGCGTAAG aGGGAGATTTATCCACCGGAACAAGATGACCAG AAGAGACAGCTGCAGGAAATGAAGGAGGCCATGAGACTGAAGAAAGAGAAGCTCTACATGCAGGACTAG